One part of the Podarcis muralis chromosome 3, rPodMur119.hap1.1, whole genome shotgun sequence genome encodes these proteins:
- the OPN3 gene encoding opsin-3 gives MYSGNSSSSSLQLTPGEQDSEQQPVQPPDPAAGPPFSASTYELLALLLATIGILGLCNNLLVLVLYAKFKRLRTPTHLFLVNISLSDLLVSLFGVCFTFLSCLRNRWVWDAAGCVWDGFSNSLFGIVSIITLTVLAYERYLRVVHARVIDFAWSWRAITYIWLYSLAWTGAPLLGWNHYTLEIHGLGCSVDWRSKEPSDSSYVLFFFLGCLVTPVGIMAYCYGHILYAIRMLRCVEDLHTVQVIKILRYEKKVAKMCFLMMTTFLICWMPYAVVSLLVAYGYGHLVTPTVAIIPSLFAKSSTAYNPVIYIFMSRKFRRCLMQLFCVRLLRFQRRLKEKPAVGNEKPIRPIVVSQKAGDRPKKKVTFSSSSIIFIITSDDTQQIDHSTKYKGTKINVIQVKPL, from the exons ATGTACTCCgggaatagcagcagcagcagcctgcagctGACGCCGGGGGAGCAGGACTCGGAGCAGCAGCCGGTGCAGCCGCCGGACCCGGCTGCGGGGCCGCCGTTCAGCGCCAGCACCTACGAGCTGCTGGCGCTGCTGCTGGCCACCATCGGCATCCTGGGCTTGTGCAACAACCTGCTGGTGCTGGTGCTGTACGCCAAGTTCAAGCGGCTCCGCACGCCCACCCACCTCTTCCTGGTCAACATCAGCCTCAGCGACCTGCTCGTGTCGCTCTTCGGCGTCTGCTTCACCTTCCTCTCCTGCCTGCGGAACCGCTGGGTGTGGGACGCCGCCGGCTGCGTGTGGGACGGCTTCAGCAACAGCCTCTTCG GAATCGTTTCCATTATTACTCTCACTGTCCTGGCCTACGAACGCTACCTTAGAGTAGTCCATGCAAGAGTGATTGATTTCGCGTGGTCTTGGAGGGCAATCACATATATCTGGCTGTATTCCTTAGCTTGGACAGGAGCACCTCTCCTAGGCTGGAATCACTACACTCTAGAAATTCATGGATTAGGTTGTTCAGTGGACTGGAGGTCAAAAGAGCCCAGCGATTCTTCCTatgtcctcttcttctttcttggcTGTCTTGTCACACCAGTTGGGATCATGGCTTACTGCTATGGACATATTCTTTATGCGATACGAATG CTTCGTTGTGTTGAAGATTTGCACACTGTCCAAGTGATCAAGATCTTGAGATACGAAAAGAAAGTAgctaaaatgtgttttttaatgaTGACCACCTTTCTTATCTGTTGGATGCCTTATGCAGTGGTCTCCCTTTTAGTAGCCTATGGGTATGGCCACCTTGTCACTCCAACAGTGGCTATTATCCCATCTTTATTTGCCAAGTCAAGCACTGCCTACAATCCAGTTATCTATATCTTCATGAGCAGAAAG TTTCGGCGATGCCTCATGCAGCTCTTCTGTGTCCGCCTCCTGAGGTTCCAGAGGCGCTTGAAAGAAAAGCCAGCAGTAGGGAACGAGAAACCGATAAGGCCCATTGTTGTGTCCCAGAAGGCAGGCGACAGGCCAAAGAAGAAAGTGACTTTCAGCTCTTCCTCAATCATTTTTATTATCACCAGCGACGACACACAGCAGATAGACCACAGCACGAAATACAAGGGCACAAAAATAAATGTAATCCAAGTGAAGCCACTATAG